The proteins below are encoded in one region of Manis pentadactyla isolate mManPen7 chromosome 2, mManPen7.hap1, whole genome shotgun sequence:
- the CARD6 gene encoding caspase recruitment domain-containing protein 6 isoform X3, translated as MGVSKKLEDAFSSGEKQPETPESTVYRGKGKGHLDLDTPEAFSDKTSYRETVLSSRENEKESNTPKVTLPHSVDAAKYEVPAPTEYLRDGQRYAEPDGSLYLGKEECLEPVGYSEHAETILGEEDYNDPEDIVYDGEEDFVNSQTTDFSEKEESCEDEETGMSLEEEEEKSMEERKKVFNDLLSYLNMDRNRKLLPDFVKQFSLDRGHGWTPESPGDLAWNFLMKVQALDMTARDSILRHKVLDKDSEGELLTGIGNLEIRDTQTINPFDVLCASLLCSDSSLQREVMSNMYQCQFALPLLLPDAENNKSIFMLRAMKDIVKKQPTQSAGGPTMVTDQFLTLVKVPVISFVRLGYCSFSKSRILNTLLSSAQMKPHKIFLHRDLSAPVLPRQISDGLVEIMWCFPDCDGLKENHSVFQKAFVVANLRGDVQSFWTQFGFLMEVSSAVFFFTDCLGEKEWDLLMFLGEAAIQRCYFVLSPQAKESEEAQIFQRVLKLKPSQLLFWEEEEAGERGKSMGCLRATLQEVISSSLTYVSMEDMASLARELGIQVDQDFENFQGIQVSPSESLSETAENEGQQRCHHPESSSETHAKMPVREAGARSEVSQNLQDFHPTPVFCPLPTRTGGDFNHVSLKAPQAMGPHFCSEQRSKWFHPSHFQNTRTHSQGKSFGIQYFQPQRFYSHERFMKLSRTAQGHHMIGTFERPPRPFPWCVQVLPRPQKKGALERPRAVVSQVGQFCSLGSQLAGAVRKPQPRQACTQGTQPTGTTGKLMRKAPNIKDPHSPAFQAADIIQKPVRPAPWQGAQLKTEGGPLNPAFQMGVHPMSNSKCLPRSQLKSNQSKLSQVEHFQPKPSQPITSQPQHPLAQRSPSKPAQPKPYQPQPSQCKPSQSKPTQPKSSQTNLSQAKAYHPRAGPRRVRKH; from the exons ATGGGGGTAAGCAAGAAATTGGAAGATGCTTTTTCCTCTGGAGAGAAACAGCCTGAGACTCCTGAGAGCACAGTGTACCGTGGGAAAGGGAAAGGACACTTGGATTTAGACACCCCTGAGGCTTTCAGTGACAAAACTAGTTATAGGGAAACTGTCTTGTCCTCAAGGGAAAACGAGAAGGAATCCAACACACCAAAAGTCACATTACCACATTCAGTTGACGCTGCTAAATATGAAGTTCCAGCACCTACTGAGTACTTACGAGATGGGCAGAGATATGCGGAGCCAGATGGTTCTTTATACTTAGGGAAAGAGGAGTGTCTAGAACCTGTTGGATACTCTGAACATGCAGAAACCATCTTGGGAGAAGAGGATTATAATGACCCAGAGGACATTGTCTATGATGGTGAAGAAGACTTTGTAAATTCACaaaccacagatttctctgaGAAAGAAGAGAGTTGTGAGGATGAGGAAACTGGCATGTCattggaggaagaagaagagaaaagtatGGAAG agagaaaaaaagtgtttaATGATCTCCTGTCATATTTGAACATGGATAGGAACAGAAAACTCCTGCCAGATTTTGTTAAACAATTCTCCTTAGATCGCGGACATGGGTGGACACCCGAAAGTCCAGGGGACTTAGCCTGGAATTTCCTGATGAAGGTTCAAGCTCTGGATATGACGGCCAGAGATTCAATCCTCAGACACAAGGTTCTGGATAAGGATAGTGAAGGAGAATTGCTGACTGGAATAGGGAATTTGGAAATTAGAGACACACAAACCATTAATCCCTTTGATGTGCTTTGTGCCTCTCTGCTGTGTTCAGACAGCTCTTTGCAACGTGAAGTCATGTCAAACATGTATCAGTGCCAATTTGCTCTTCCCTTGCTACTGCCAGATGCAGAAAACAACAAAAGCATCTTTATGCTTAGGGCCATGAAGGACATTGTGAAGAAGCAACCAACACAGTCTGCAGGAGGGCCTACAATGGTTACAGATCAGTTTCTGACTCTTGTGAAGGTGCCTGTCATCTCTTTTGTGCGCCTAGGATACTGTAGCTTCTCCAAATCCAGAATCCTCAACACACTACTCAGCTCTGCCCAAATGAAGCCACACAAAATCTTCCTCCATCGGGATTTGTCTGCCCCAGTACTTCCCCGGCAAATATCTGATGGCCTGGTTGAGATAATGTGGTGTTTCCCTGATTGTGATGGTCTAAAGGAAAATCATAGTGTTTTTCAAAAGGCTTTTGTGGTGGCCAACCTCCGTGGAGATGTACAAAGTTTTTGGACACAGTTTGGTTTCTTGATGGAAGTTTCCTCAGCTGTGTTTTTTTTCACTGACTGTCTAGGTGAGAAGGAATGGGACTTGCTAATGTTTTTAGGTGAAGCTGCTATTCAAAGATGTTACTTTGTCCTCAGTCCCCAGGCCAAGGAGAGTGAGGAGGCTCAGATTTTCCAGAGGGTACTGAAACTGAAGCCATCACAGCTACTAttttgggaggaggaggaagctggggagagagggaagagcaTGGGGTGCCTGCGAGCAACCCTCCAGGAAGTGATTTCCTCTTCTCTCACATATGTGTCCATGGAGGACATGGCCTCCCTGGCCAGGGAGTTGGGCATCCAGGTAGACCAAGACTTTGAGAACTTTCAAGGAATTCAAGTTTCTCCCAGTGAAAGTTTGTCTGAAACAGCTGAAAATGAAGGACAACAAAGATGCCATCATCCAGAAAGCTCATCTGAAACTCACGCTAAGATGCCTGTAAGAGAAGCTGGGGCTAGAAGTGAAGTCAGCCAGAACCTTCAGGATTTCCACCCCACCCCAGTATTCTGTCCTTTACCAACCAGAACTGGAGGTGACTTTAACCATGTTTCCTTGAAAGCTCCCCAGGCTATGGGTCCCCACTTTTGTTCAGAGCAGAGGTCTAAGTGGTTCCATCCTTCACATTTTCAGAATACAAGGACCCATAGTCAAGGTAAAAGTTTTGGGATTCAGTACTTCCAACCCCAGAGATTTTATTCACATGAAAGGTTTATGAAACTTTCAAGAACTGCTCAGGGACATCATATGATTGGAACATTTGAGAGACCACCAAGACCCTTTCCTTGGTGTGTACAGGTCTTGCCTAGACCACAGAAGAAGGGAGCTCTTGAACGGCCTAGGGCAGTGGTCTCCCAGGTAGGTCAGTTCTGTTCCCTGGGTTCACAGCTGGCAGGGGCTGTTAGGAAACCACAGCCTAGGCAAGCCTGCACCCAGGGAACACAGCCAACTGGGACAACTGGAAAACTGATGAGGAAAGCACCTAATATTAAAGATCCTCACTCACCAGCTTTTCAAGCAGCAGACATTATACAAAAACCTGTAAGACCTGCCCCTTGGCAAGGAGCCCAGCTGAAGACAGAGGGTGGGCCTTTAAATCCAGCTTTCCAGATGGGAGTCCATCCCATGTCCAATAGCAAATGTTTACCCAGATCTCAGCTCAAATCCAATCAGTCCAAACTATCCCAAGTCGAGCATTTCCAGCCCAAACCCTCCCAACCTATAACCTCTCAACCTCAGCACCCCCTAGCTCAAAGGTCTCCGTCCAAACCTGCTCAGCCCAAGCCATACCAGCCCCAGCCCTCTCAGTGTAAGCCTTCTCAATCCAAGCCCACTCAACCCAAGTCATCTCAGACCAATCTGTCACAGGCTAAGGCATACCACCCAAGAGCAGGGCCCAGGAGGGTAAGGAAGCATTAA